The following is a genomic window from Cupriavidus taiwanensis.
CGGTCGGCGCGCTCGGCGCCGGCGTGCGCGACGGGCTGGGCCAGATGGGCTCGGTCGACAACCCGCTCGGCGTCACCGTGTCCAGCACCGGCAACGTCGTGCGCGAAGTGGGCGACGCCGTGGTCAGCGGCGGCGCGCTGGTCAAGGGCCTGGGCACCGAGAAGCTGGCGCCGCTGGCACCGCTGACCACGCCGGTGGGCGGGCTGGTCGCAAAGGTCGGCACGGTGGTGCAGGGCGGCGGCGACAAGCTGCAGACGGTGCTGTCCGATGGTGCCGTCGCGCAGGTCACCAACTCGCTCAGCAAGGTCATCGTGCCGCTGACCAGCAAGGTCACCGACGGCACGCAGACGCTGGGCGCGGTCACGCGCCTGGGCGGACCGGTCGACGGCCTGCTCTACAAGGTGGGCAATACCGTGGCCACCGGCGGCAGCATGCTCAGCAACACGCAGGCGCCGGTGGTGGCGCCGCTCGGCGGCGTGGTGACCGAGACCGGCAAGACCGTTGCCGCGGTCGGCGTGCTGGTCAACGGCAACGGCCAGGCCGGCGGCAACCCGCTGGGCGGCCTGCTGAACAACCTGCCGCTGGTGGGGGCCGGTGGTGGCCAGGGTGGCCAGGGTGGCGATGGCGGCCACGGTAGCAATGCGCTGGGCGGCCTGCTCGGCAACCTGCCGCTGCTCAAGCCCGGCAGCGGCGATGGCAGTGCCGGTGGCGGCGGCGCGCTGGGCCCGGTCGGTGCGCTGCTGGCCCCGGTCACCGGCCTGGTTGGCGGCATCAAGAGCGGTGTCGGCGGCAGCGCCGGCGGCGGTTCGGGCGGTGGCGACAGCAAGCCGCAACTGCCGATCCTGGGCGGATTGCTCCACTGAAATGTCTCAACCCGCATAGGTGTTTTCACGGTGCGCTGTCGCTCATCACCCCGTCGCAGCGCATCTTTTTATTCCCGCTGGCCGCGCGGCTGAATGCCCGCCTGGCCAGGCTGCAGGCCGGTTTACGCCGGCCTGCCTGCTCTTTAAAAAACTGCGACCCAGCGCGTGCCGGGTCGATTCAAACGCGGGTATTAACCCCTTCGGGTCATTACTATCACCCGAGGGAGGGGTATGGTTGAGACATACCATGTCTTATAAAAAAAGCGCAGCAAGCGTGAACAGTCGATAAAAGAGCGGGCCAGCAGAGCACCGTGATAATCGAACGGGGGAAGCGTGATCGCGGCATCAGATCACTTCGGGAGTGTCAAATCATGAAACGACTCATTGCACGCTTTATTAAAGATGAGCGGGGGGCAACCGCTATTGAATATGGGCTGATTGCGGGGCTCGTTGCCCTCGCAGTCGCCGCAGGCGCTACCCAACTTGGCAACAACCTTAGCGATGGCTTTAAGAGCCTTGGCGAAAAGGTCGTGACCATGCTTGGCAAGCCAACAACGTAAGGCGCCGTGATTGCCGCGCTCCTCTGCGCGGCGACCCTCTACACAGACTTCGCCCACCGGC
Proteins encoded in this region:
- a CDS encoding collagen-like triple helix repeat-containing protein, producing MKTKHPAPLSMTSLAAAGVAALALLMAGCSSSGGGSGANPQPSGGGADTPVTPPPPAAAQTTPTAKVTEGAGNTVVATGNAVSEIGKSIQDAPLPLLPTDARKGAGGVVVNAGEAVGALGAGVRDGLGQMGSVDNPLGVTVSSTGNVVREVGDAVVSGGALVKGLGTEKLAPLAPLTTPVGGLVAKVGTVVQGGGDKLQTVLSDGAVAQVTNSLSKVIVPLTSKVTDGTQTLGAVTRLGGPVDGLLYKVGNTVATGGSMLSNTQAPVVAPLGGVVTETGKTVAAVGVLVNGNGQAGGNPLGGLLNNLPLVGAGGGQGGQGGDGGHGSNALGGLLGNLPLLKPGSGDGSAGGGGALGPVGALLAPVTGLVGGIKSGVGGSAGGGSGGGDSKPQLPILGGLLH
- a CDS encoding Flp family type IVb pilin, coding for MKRLIARFIKDERGATAIEYGLIAGLVALAVAAGATQLGNNLSDGFKSLGEKVVTMLGKPTT